A window of the Candidatus Krumholzibacteriia bacterium genome harbors these coding sequences:
- a CDS encoding flavin reductase family protein translates to MEIDPASLRTRDRYKLLIGGILPRPIAVVSTVSTDGAANLAPYSFFNGVGSDPMMLLFCPANDADGQEKDTLRNAKPSDEGGTGEFVVNVAPQAMIERIAGAAEALPHGQSEFDFAGLEPSPARVVRPPRLLGSPVAYECRTHSVIRTNPGVSAGGNVVMGEVVHVFVDDAAIDAERLRIDPGALDLAGRLGGFGYTYTRDRFDVVSGRKALEEGRRRKS, encoded by the coding sequence ATGGAGATCGACCCCGCGTCGCTGCGGACCCGCGATCGCTACAAACTGCTGATCGGTGGGATCCTGCCGCGGCCGATCGCCGTGGTGTCGACGGTCTCCACGGACGGCGCTGCGAATCTCGCGCCCTACTCCTTCTTCAACGGAGTGGGCAGCGATCCCATGATGCTCCTGTTCTGCCCGGCCAACGACGCCGACGGCCAGGAGAAGGACACACTGCGCAACGCCAAGCCTTCGGACGAGGGCGGGACCGGTGAGTTCGTCGTCAACGTCGCCCCGCAGGCGATGATCGAACGGATCGCCGGCGCGGCCGAAGCATTGCCCCACGGCCAGAGCGAGTTCGACTTCGCGGGCCTCGAGCCCTCGCCCGCGCGCGTGGTGCGACCTCCGCGCCTGCTGGGATCGCCGGTCGCCTACGAGTGCCGCACCCATTCCGTGATCCGCACGAACCCCGGCGTTTCCGCCGGTGGCAACGTGGTGATGGGAGAGGTCGTGCACGTGTTCGTCGACGACGCCGCGATCGACGCCGAGCGCCTGCGCATCGATCCCGGTGCGTTGGACCTGGCCGGACGCCTCGGCGGGTTCGGCTACACCTACACGCGGGATCGCTTCGACGTGGTCTCGGGCCGGAAGGCGCTGGAGGAAGGGCGCCGGAGGAAGTCGTGA
- the ytxJ gene encoding bacillithiol system redox-active protein YtxJ, with product MNRPAPLSSQDQLDHAVQRSHERPVFVFKHSAVCPVSNTADREFEDFVAEASDDAADFHRLVIQDARPVSNRVVERTGVRHESPQALLFVDGHVVWHASHGSITRSSLREALREASGGGA from the coding sequence GTGAACCGTCCCGCTCCGCTCTCGTCCCAGGACCAGCTCGACCACGCCGTACAGCGCTCGCACGAACGGCCCGTGTTCGTGTTCAAGCACAGCGCCGTGTGTCCGGTGTCGAACACCGCCGACCGCGAATTCGAGGACTTCGTGGCCGAAGCCTCGGACGACGCCGCGGACTTCCATCGACTCGTGATCCAGGACGCCAGGCCGGTGTCGAACCGCGTGGTCGAGCGCACCGGTGTCCGTCACGAGTCTCCGCAGGCCCTGCTCTTCGTCGACGGGCACGTCGTGTGGCACGCCAGCCACGGATCGATCACCCGCTCCTCGCTCCGCGAGGCCCTTCGCGAAGCGAGCGGAGGGGGCGCGTGA
- a CDS encoding thioredoxin family protein, which produces MKLDRRFLRQALVWIGLAALVYFGNVELQSWMGRRALEDTGLEIHSYEEGLALAARQDKPVLAGLSAIWCSSCRTFDQDVLGDTEVRRAIEDDYVFVRVEYGDDEGKAFRERYGVSGFPVFMVLEPDGDLVRPIPTTYDADEFLRALRRG; this is translated from the coding sequence GTGAAGCTCGACCGCCGTTTCCTGCGCCAGGCCCTCGTCTGGATCGGTCTCGCTGCTCTCGTGTACTTCGGGAACGTCGAACTCCAGAGCTGGATGGGCCGCCGCGCCCTCGAGGACACCGGTCTCGAGATCCATTCCTACGAAGAGGGTCTGGCCCTGGCCGCCCGCCAGGACAAGCCGGTCCTGGCCGGCTTGTCGGCCATCTGGTGCAGCTCCTGCCGCACCTTCGACCAGGACGTCCTGGGCGACACCGAGGTCCGTCGCGCGATCGAGGACGACTACGTGTTCGTGCGGGTGGAGTACGGCGACGACGAGGGCAAGGCCTTTCGCGAGCGGTACGGGGTGAGCGGGTTCCCGGTGTTCATGGTGCTCGAGCCCGACGGCGATCTGGTGCGGCCGATCCCCACGACCTACGACGCGGACGAGTTCCTGCGCGCACTGCGTCGCGGCTGA